A single region of the Plasmodium malariae genome assembly, chromosome: 7 genome encodes:
- the PmUG01_07015500 gene encoding GTPase-activating protein, putative translates to MIIGKNFWDEEKDAPILKRNANYINKENCEYVCKRAENFYEIMLSYIKEEINVELKEDCNDKEILRIIKLDAERTFNKEENRLLLIAVLQSIYPITNDYHQGISFISSFLLLFLEPKEVVKIITGLHKYYLPGYFKAMPKAYVRDSRVFLSILNYFNPKLYEHIKNLITPEAFVSKWFIGLNVHVLTFESLMLFFEHLLKEGEIFLFKYSIALCGTLEQEIMNTSDVSKLLALLRLDQKLFPNDYKKSEAQKNGDFFLNIIEASLKVDMTNIDLCKLREEACKQMQLEEEKRKQIEMERLLTDDEIIFSDEEEDFIESEDITETRSEGGEKEKSGQQEVKRSDVVEKRECDNVD, encoded by the coding sequence ATGATAATTGGTAAAAATTTTTGGGATGAAGAAAAGGATGCTCCAATTCTGAAAAGGAATGCCAATTAcattaataaagaaaactGCGAATATGTTTGTAAACGTGCTGAAAacttttatgaaataatgtTAAGTTATAtcaaagaagaaataaatgttgaattaaaagaagactgtaatgataaagaaattttaagaattattaaattagaTGCTGAAAGAACTtttaataaagaagaaaatagaTTATTGTTGATAGCAGTATTACAATCGATATATCCAATAACAAATGATTATCATCAAGGTATATCTTTCATATCATCCTTTTTGTTACTTTTTTTAGAACCAAAGGAagttgtaaaaattattacaggattacacaaatattatttaccCGGTTATTTTAAAGCAATGCCAAAAGCATATGTACGAGATTCTCGtgtttttttaagtattttaaattattttaatccaaaattatatgaacatataaaaaatttaataacacCAGAAGCCTTCGTTTCCAAATGGTTTATTGGTTTGAATGTCCATGTCCTAACGTTTGAATCtcttatgttattttttgagcatttattaaaagaaggtgaaatttttttatttaaatatagtaTTGCTTTGTGCGGGACATTGGAACAGGAAATTATGAACACAAGTGATGTCTCCAAACTTCTCGCATTGTTGCGATTAGATCAAAAACTTTTCCCAaatgattataaaaaatctgaagcacaaaaaaatggagacttttttttaaatataatagagGCTTCCTTAAAAGTGGATATGACAAATATCGATTTGTGTAAATTAAGGGAAGAAGCATGTAAACAGATGCAGTTAGaggaggaaaaaagaaaacaaatagAAATGGAACGACTCTTAACAGATGacgaaattattttttcagaCGAGGAGGAAGATTTCATAGAGAGTGAGGATATAACAGAAACTCGTAGCGAGGGAGGGGAAAAGGAGAAGAGTGGTCAACAAGAGGTAAAGCGAAGTGATGTTGTGGAAAAGAGAGAATGTGACAATGTTGACTGA
- the PmUG01_07015200 gene encoding alpha tubulin 1, putative encodes MREVISIHVGQAGIQVGNACWELFCLEHGIQPDGQMPSDKAARANDDAFNTFFSETGAGKHVPRCVFVDLEPTVVDEVRTGTYRQLFHPEQLISGKEDAANNFARGHYTIGKEVIDVCLDRIRKLADNCTGLQGFLMFSAVGGGTGSGFGCLMLERLSVDYGKKSKLNFCCWPSPQVSTAVVEPYNSVLSTHSLLEHTDVAIMLDNEAIYDICRRNLDIERPTYTNLNRLIAQVISSLTASLRFDGALNVDVTEFQTNLVPYPRIHFMLSSYAPVVSAEKAYHEQLSVSEITNSAFEPANMMAKCDPRHGKYMACCLMYRGDVVPKDVNAAVATIKTKRTIQFVDWCPTGFKCGINYQPPTVVPGGDLAKVMRAVCMISNSTAIAEVFSRMDQKFDLMYAKRAFVHWYVGEGMEEGEFSEAREDLAALEKDYEEVGIESNEGEGEDEGYDGEY; translated from the exons ATGAGAGAAGTAATAAGCATTCATGTAGGACAAGCTGGTATTCAAGTTGGAAATGCTTGCtg ggaattattttgtttagaGCATGGGATACAACCCGATGGTCAAATGCCCTCTGACAAAGCTGCTAGAGCAAACGATGATGcttttaatacatttttttcagAAACTGGTGCAGGAAAACAT GTTCCACGATGTGTGTTTGTGGATTTAGAACCAACAGTCGTAGACGAAGTAAGAACCGGGACATACCGTCAATTATTTCATCCTGAACAGTTAATATCAGGAAAAGAAGATGCAGCAAATAATTTCGCAAGGGGTCATTATACAATTGGTAAGGAAGTCATAGATGTATGCTTAGATAGAATTAGGAAATTAGCTGATAACTGTACAGGTTTGCAAGGTTTTTTGATGTTTAGTGCTGTTGGTGGTGGCACAGGAAGTGGATTTGGATGTTTGATGTTAGAAAGATTATCAGTTgattatggaaaaaaatcTAAGTTAAACTTTTGTTGTTGGCCATCTCCTCAAGTTTCAACTGCTGTAGTTGAACCATATAATTCAGTTTTATCAACGCATTCTTTATTAGAACATACTGATGTAGCTATTATGCTAGATAACGAGGCCATCTACGATATATGTAGAAGAAACTTAGATATAGAAAGACCGacatatacaaatttaaatAGATTAATAGCTCAAGTAATTTCTTCTTTAACAGCCTCTCTAAGATTTGATGGTGCCTTAAATGTTGATGTAACAGAGTTTCAAACTAATTTAGTACCATATCCACGTATTCATTTTATGTTATCCTCTTATGCACCTGTTGTTAGTGCTGAAAAAGCATATCATGAACAATTGTCAGTATCAGAAATTACTAATTCAGCATTTGAACCAGCAAATATGATGGCAAAATGTGATCCTCGTCATGGAAAGTACATGGCTTGTTGTTTAATGTATAGAGGAGATGTTGTACCAAAAGATGTAAATGCTGCTGTTGCCacaattaaaacaaaaagaactATACAATTTGTTGATTGGTGCCCTACTGGATTCAAATGTGGAATTAACTATCAACCTCCTACTGTTGTTCCAGGAGGAGATTTAGCAAAAGTTATGAGAGCTGTTTGTATGATTAGTAACTCCACTGCTATTGCTGAAGTATTTTCTCGAATGGACCAAAAATTTGATTTAATGTATGCCAAAAGAGCTTTCGTTCATTGGTATGTAGGAGAAGGTATGGAAGAAGGGGAATTTAGCGAAGCAAGAGAAGACTTAGCAGCCTTAGAAAAAGATTACGAAGAAGTTGGTATTGAGTCGAATGAGGGAGAAGGAGAAGATGAGGGTTATGATGGAGAATATTAA
- the RPL32 gene encoding 60S ribosomal protein L32, putative, translating to MAVKKVGKIIKKRTKKFTRFQSNRFMCVKPAWRKPRGIDCRVRRRYKGTNLMPSIGYGSNNKTKYLLPNNKYKYIVKNVKELEPLIMNNTKYCVQIAHNVSSKKRKEIIQRAKQMNVSVINANARLQKMEE from the exons atggcTGTAAAAAAAGTAGGAaagattataaaaaagagaacCAAAAAATTTACCCGATTTCAGTCAAACAGGTTTATGTGTGTCAAG CCTGCATGGAGAAAACCAAGAGGTATTGATTGCCGTGTCAGGAGAAGATATAAAGGAACAAATCTTATGCCAAGTATTGGGTatggtagtaataataaaacaaaatacttACTGcctaataataaatataaatatatagtaaaaaatgttaaagaATTAGAACCATTAATTATGAACAATACCAAATACTGTGTGCAAATTGCTCATAATGTTTCAAGTAAAAAGAGAAAGGAAATAATTCAGAGAGCCAAACAAATGAACGTTTCGGTTATTAATGCAAACGCAAGATTGCAAAAAATGGAAGAGTAA
- the PmUG01_07015600 gene encoding AP-4 complex subunit epsilon, putative — translation MLGLGGSCLSKEFFDLAKSIGEAPSKQEEDRIICNEIVLLKSRFADPNATVKQIKEYLIRAIYIEMLGHDASFAYIHAVKLAHEKNILCKRTGYLSCNLFLNKDHELMLLLINTIQKDLKSDNHLEIWAALNCVCKLLNSEMIPAIFPIIKNLLNHKNELIRKKVCMLLHKIYLIDPLLIKDIDVYLKKLLCDVDPSVMGASLNLIACIAKNHMMYCIKLVPYLVSILKQICENKLPKEYDYHRIPAPWIQIKILSIFRILGFSNKKLSEQMYEVLQKTMQRADFGINVGYAIIYECVKTIAIIYPSHNLLELASLSISRFISSDNHNLKYVGVTGLALIVKINPMYASKHQLAVVDCLEDKDETLKMKTLDLLYQMTNPLNVKVIVDKLLFHIENSLDIHFKHDLACKTIQLIERYTPDDIWFLNKINSLFLSVGELLDESYSYSLIKLLKDSSICAESDSDDGMVRSEINEGINSKTENVNIECLNIVKEENNKVDLLDTGEKKEEGVEHDVSKGDERNAVSVFERGNGVSNENSVNGANSANIAKDGNDSKVDAITNERASSKNYNMDNAGKDIGDKNNTIDHESNVSGKSTDEKKLKGKRKMNYDVHILRKYAINTYVRMLENNENIPFILMQIICWVLGEYSYLCDLENYTIEDIIDLLCECLEKNFNNPDRVKSCIITAIFKLCAFNNITDHVVAKKLIEKYKNSQITDMQQRCYEYDLILNNPTLMKNLFCVTNNKKKISIDENLSFLNPFIEKHLENGGKSYITKELRRNENNFESSKNNAPVLNFTPYELPLNNKINVDTFHTSNNNYPYQKNYKYDSPVLASTIENFSTQNEKEKSFKLNVVGPKKWKKETCEVERKNSNKNSKRKFTKLREENQENRYDNNYHEDEGEDGGDENEEEDDGDDEGYDERDDDDDEEEDDEEDEEEDEDEGGNYGTNHYSLNEEEDEKRLDSIDGYDDQNYERFDDTDSHNLKEYKYEDNSYDNNVYNKQRGSHMNNDQTTTNNELTEKEKMAAALFNGLISNNSSVFQSKNNYSSNYSSKKRVSLLSNRNYFNFKRDNNKNDSQKNSFDERGYQGKTEKEDDVSINQDEQKKMTSRSLLDSSLNNLKKNEDMRDSNFSYDMLDLNESFGGKNYTEVNNASKDEDKNLWNNIGSQKKAVFLNTSKLNIFQIIKHIENKLRASVVEVSKREALTSCIYNNNRVLIKIRIEDNKLIFLVKSADNKLFDSVFDILRNLFHL, via the exons atgcTTGGACTAGGTGGATCATGTTTATCAAAGGAGTTTTTTGATTTAGCAAAATCAATAGGAGAAGCTCCTTCGAAACAA gagGAAGATCGGATTATATGCAATGAAATCGTTTTGCTTAAGTCAAGGTTTGCCGACCCTAATGCAACAGTA AAACAGATAAAGGAATATTTGATTAGGGCTATTTATATCGAAATGCTCGGACATGATGCGTCGTTTGCCTATATCCATGCAGTAAAACTAGCACacgagaaaaatatattatgcaaAAGAACAGGCTATCTATCATGTAATTTGTTTTTGAACAAAGATCATGAATTGATGTTGCTATTAATTAACACTATTCAGAAAGATTTAAAGAGCGATAATCATTTAGAGATTTGGGCAGCATTAAATTGTGTATGTAAATTATTGAACAGTGAAATGATACCAGCAATTTTTcctattattaaaaatttgttaaatcataaaaatgaattaatacggaaaaaagtatgtatgttattacacaaaatatatttaatagatcctttattaattaaagacATTGATGTatatctaaaaaaattattgtgcGATGTGGATCCTTCAGTAATGGGAGCatcattaaatttaattgCATGTATTGCAAAGAATCATATGATGTATTGTATAAAGCTAGTTCCTTATTTAGTTTCTATACTTAAACAAATatgtgaaaataaattaccaAAAGAGTATGACTATCACAGAATACCTGCACCATGGATacagataaaaatattatccaTTTTTAGAATTCTGGGTTTTtcgaataaaaaattatcagaACAAATGTATGAAGTATTACAGAAAACAATGCAGAGAGCAGATTTTGGTATTAATGTCGGTTATGctattatttatgaatgtGTAAAAACTATTGCAATTATATACCCATCTCATAATTTGCTAGAATTAGCATCTTTATCTATTTCAAGATTTATTTCTTCGGATAATCATAATCTTAAATATGTAGGGGTTACAGGTTTAGCcttaattgtaaaaattaaccCTATGTACGCAAGTAAACATCAGTTAGCAGTTGTAGACTGTTTAGAAGATAAAGATGAAAcgttaaaaatgaaaacattaGATTTGTTATATCAAATGACAAATCCATTAAATGTGAAAGTTATTGTAGATAAactattatttcatatagaAAATTCTCTTGACATTCATTTTAAACATGATTTAGCTTGTAAAACTATACAACTTATTGAAAGATACACCCCTGATGATATTTGGTTTCTCAATAAGATAAATTCCCTCTTTTTATCAGTAGGTGAATTATTAGATGAAAGTTATTCTTATTCACTAATTAAGTTATTGAAAGATAGTTCTATATGCGCAGAGTCAGATTCAGATGACGGTATGGTTAGAAGTGAAATAAATGAAGGGATTAATAGTAAGAcagaaaatgtaaatatagaaTGTTTGAACATTgtaaaagaggaaaataaCAAGGTTGACTTGTTGGATACCggggaaaaaaaggaggaagGAGTTGAGCATGACGTAAGTAAAGGTGATGAAAGAAATGCGGTTAGCGTGTTTGAGAGGGGAAATGGAGTTAGTAATGAAAATAGTGTAAATGGCGCAAATAGCGCAAATATTGCGAAGGATGGAAACGATAGTAAGGTGGATGCTATAACAAATGAAAGGGCATCAAGtaagaattataatatgGATAATGCTGGTAAGGACATAGGTGATAAGAATAATACGATAGATCATGAATCCAATGTTAGTGGGAAAAGCactgatgaaaaaaaattaaaaggaaaaagaaagatgAACTATGATGTACACATCTTGAGGAAATATGCCATAAACACATACGTAAGAATgttagaaaataatgaaaacataCCATTCATTTTAATGCAAATAATTTGCTGGGTATTAGGTGAATATAGCTACTTATGTGATTTAGAAAATTACACAATTGAAGATATTATTGATTTATTATGTGAATGtctagaaaaaaattttaataaccCAGATAGAGTAAAGTCATGTATAATAACagctatttttaaattatgtgcttttaataatataactgATCATGTAGTAGCAAAGAAATTAATTGAGAAATACAAAAACAGTCAAATAACTGACATGCAACAAAGATGTTATGAGTATGATTTAATATTGAATAATCCTAcgttaatgaaaaatttattttgtgtaacaaataataaaaaaaaaatatctattGATGAGAATTTATCTTTCTTAAATCCATTCATAGAAAAACATTTGGAAAATGGTGGAAAATCTTACATTACAAAAGAGTTaagaagaaatgaaaataattttgagtCGTCCAAAAATAATGCTCCTGTACTTAACTTTACTCCTTATGAACTaccattaaataataaaataaacgtaGATACATTTCACAcatcaaataataattatccataccaaaaaaattataagtatGATTCTCCTGTCCTTGCTTCGACAATAGAAAATTTTTCTACGCagaatgaaaaggaaaaatctTTTAAACTTAATGTAGTAGGACcgaaaaaatggaagaaagAAACGTGCGAAGTGGAAAGGAAAAATAGTAACAAAAATAGCAAAA GAAAATTTACTAAACTGAGGGAGGAAAACCAGGAAAATCGTTATGATAACAATTATCATGAAGATGAAGGAGAAGATGGAGGGGATGAGAATGAAGAGGAAGATGATGGAGATGACGAAGGATATGATGAGAgagatgatgatgatgatgaagaagaGGATGATGAGGAAGACGAAGAAGAGGATGAAGACGAAGGAGGAAATTATGGTACTAATCATTATTCtttaaatgaagaagaagatgaAAAAAGATTAGATAGTATTGATGGCTACGACGATCAGAATTATGAAAGGTTTGATGATACAGATTCTCacaatttaaaagaatataaatatgaagataatagttatgataataatgtgTACAATAAACAGAGAGGTTCACATATGAACAATGATCAAACAACAACAAATAATGAGTTGacggaaaaagaaaaaatggcTGCTGCATTATTTAATGGACTAATATCAAATAATTCTTCAGTTTTTcaatcaaaaaataattattcttcAAATTATTCGAGTAAAAAAAGAGTTTCTTTACTTTCCAACaggaattattttaatttcaaacGTGACAACAATAAGAATGATTCACAAAAAAACTCATTCGATGAGAGAGGATACCAGGGAAAGACTGAAAAAGAGGATGATGTATCAATAAATCAAGatgagcaaaaaaaaatgacttCACGAAGCTTATTGGATAGTAGTTTAAataatctaaaaaaaaatgaagatatgAGAGAttcaaatttttcttatgaTATGCTAGATTTAAACGAGTCTTTTGGAGGGAAAAATTATACGGAGGTGAATAATGCTAGTAAAGATGAG gaCAAAAATCTTTGGAACAATATAGGAAGTCAGAAAAAAGCTGTTTTTCTGAACACGTCCaaattaaacatatttcagataattaaacatatcgag AATAAGTTACGTGCCAGTGTAGTTGAAGTTAGCAAAAGGGAAGCGCTAACTTCATGTATCTACAACAATAATAgagttttaataaaaatcagAATAGAAgacaataaattaatttttttagttaagTCCGCCGATAACAA attGTTTGACAGCGTTTTTGATATTCTGAGAAATTTGTTTCATTTATGA
- the CCp4 gene encoding LCCL domain-containing protein, putative, protein MNNFFFSIICILFITYLCKGIINNYPSNNKIFLKYKGSYCLYPENIIENNKFEISSDSCDKVAHENELILHVVLSFLFKGKITWLSFNDGRIRTQNGLCLKTYKNILVVSTCSPNQDEKSEIWKIDKEQQLKNESNKCAQVAGNKLFSFTCNSLSSTGFEIIPSTPDELNLMKIRYAQKKLQNVNTEYLEKLHKKSNILISSYNQLEKEIDYILKTDKEMKIEKEKIINLMNDVKSIVNTASSLKDYGTGALMKIYDSIDVNYKKSLLRVPLEKLQVNEEILSELGIEKGEIKIIIQSFLNVSDSNNYIFVAKNITGNLIVKLDNKEIIANIDKQTNTTISSPLVFLPKNKIVPIYIEISSSKEGKNYYKPSFTLYWSSKNLPEQIINSLYLYTTTYEKVCYTPLQKKIYCSETFEALPKKNQEFQFLCPSGCFDRGEYPKHKEKKNMTTETAAENAKVQTTEVDTAEAEKTDAEKEEMERTNAGINCYELKSSMCASAVKANFLPMESEGIIKVMVKSVRNKEGKYEHCGVLIPTNIHDNTFKGITDIKLVDMDDFFLNFDKNRELYKGYKGIVTDDRHSLLTKTDLSKRYISDVDINCNNNLKDNYEFGSGSFVVKRIKSSELINSEKSIVVDMFSLFEKYSSDENKLPIYIPGWTKKTCNNIQLYIKYGKPNDIMKYPSRLLSCDDTFENINFNEDEMIVGRCLPSCINDKEVYGSFIYAPISPICKSAIHSGIITNKGGLIEIRKLKNITQSFNSTISITRNNIKATITDMKNKDSYYITKPNGVICNFPTTSYNTNESLNSDNYNQGDDLFPSFIQLNSYILDNPPVTLVHEKHAVLQNQLLNMHNIYNTKNYKEKMFANRKQKQEVGQITSNTFEDQTLKSEFFTFKENYEKEKEHFQNLAKKHQSIFSNLFMKKKFINGFNKTLAGVRSEQIDYQSFLKKEESIIASLVKQFHIITNKKKFLIERLEKSLANVKAVTVQTFTEKYNSTNINDNYIVTDSNNAIYSSNWTSKWNIEKYTNGNLFSSITNDSLISSNEDLYGSYILYRYTKLYKGFISLDVKLPYEGDVGIIFKYKDYNNYSNFIINKNEFYFIQVLDGKIGKKVNSKVIHNSSYQLANWTKIFIEFGYKNIRAYINGKYALGYELKNDTLGLLGFGVNKCKEKVFIDKIVIGSLDQAKYYKIGNYKEISTNSQYNTEKEKKALEMDIEKSGKSENNERRKIERKNIDEPNQKVCREFEEEFNVPLDTNWIVPSNSFWKIHGGFNLSSIWGANNGKSTENSENGEGNLVIPSIILLKKQNICADMKSFTFQSSINLKKLSKCGIIFRVIRTDDFLSVILDTTEMTGKLYLLKITKGIPYQLNTPTHIPINPNTWYNLKVSYNGSSVSITLNDEMILNSTFNEHLND, encoded by the exons AtgaataacttttttttttcaataatatgtatactaTTTATTACTTACTTGTGTAAAGGAATCATCAATAATTATCcatctaataataaaatatttttaaaatataaaggcTCGTATTGTTTATACCCTGAGaatattattgaaaataataaatttgaaatatCATCAGACAGTTGTGATAAAGTAGCTCATGAAAATGAg TTGATTCTTCATGTTGTTCtttctttccttttcaaGGGAAAAATCACTTGGTTATCCTTTAACGACGGAAGAATACGCACTCAGAACGGATTGTGCCTAAAaacttataaaaatattttagtagTATCAACATGCTCTCCTAATCAAGATGAAAAATCtgaaatatggaaaatagACAAAGAACAACAATTGAAAAATGAGAGCAATAAATGCGCCCAAGTAGCTGGGAATAAGttgttttcttttacttGTAATTCCCTATCTTCTACTGGATTTGAAATAATACCTTCTACCCCAGATGAATtgaatttaatgaaaataagatatgctcaaaaaaaattacaaaatgtGAATACagaatatttagaaaaacttcataaaaaatcaaatatattaattagtaGCTACAATcaattagaaaaagaaatagattacattttaaaaacagataaagaaatgaaaatagaaaaggaaaaaatcataaatttaatgaatgATGTAAAATCAATAGTAAATACCGCTTCTTCATTAAAAGATTATGGAACAGGGGCtctaatgaaaatatatgatagtATTGAtgtaaattacaaaaaaagtttattgaGAGTACCACTGGAAAAATTGCAAGTAAACGAGGAAATTTTAAGTGAGTTAGGAATTGAAAAgggagaaataaaaattataattcagAGTTTTTTGAATGTCTCAgatagtaataattatatttttgtagcaaaaaatataacaggAAATCTTATTGTCAAATTagataataaagaaattattgCAAACATAGATAAGCAAACTAATACAACTATAAGTAGCCCACTTGTGTTCttaccaaaaaataaaatagtacctatatatattgaaatatcaTCAtcaaaagaaggaaaaaattactaCAAACCATCTTTTACTTTGTACTGGAGTAGTAAAAATCTTCctgaacaaataataaattctttatatttatataccaCCACATACGAAAAAGTGTGCTACACACCATTgcaaaaaaagatatactGTTCAGAGACATTCGAAGCTCTGCCGAAGAAAAATCAGGAGTTTCAGTTCTTATGTCCTTCTGGCTGTTTCGATAGAGGGGAATATCCCAAACataaggagaaaaaaaatatgacaaCGGAAACAGCAGCAGAAAATGCTAAAGTGCAAACAACAGAAGTGGACACAGCAGAAGCCGAAAAAACAGATGCTGAAAAGGAGGAAATGGAAAGAACAAACGCGGGAATTAACTGTTATGAATTGAAATCTAGCATGTGCGCATCGGCGGTTAAAGCTAATTTCCTCCCCATGGAGAGTGAAGGTATCATAAAGGTAATGGTGAAAAGCGTTAGAAACAAAGAAGGAAAATACGAACATTGTGGTGTTCTGATACCAACTAATATTCATGATAACACGTTCAAAGGAATAACAGATATCAAACTAGTGGATATGGATGACTTCTTCCTTAACTTTGATAAAAATCGTGAATTATACAAAGGGTACAAAGGAATTGTAACTGATGATAGACACTCATTGTTAACAAAAACAGATTTATCTAAAAGATACATTTCTGATGTTGATATAAATTGtaacaataatttaaaagataattatGAATTTGGTTCAGGTTCCTTCGTAGTAAAACGTATAAAATCATCCGAATTAATAAATAGTGAAAAAAGCATAGTTGTAGAtatgttttcattatttgaGAAATATAGTAGTGACGAAAATAAattacctatatatataccagGATGGACTAAAAAAACATGTAACAATattcaattatatattaaatacgGAAAACCAAAtgatataatgaaatatccATCTAGGCTTTTATCATGCGACGATACATTTGAAAATATCAATTTTAATGAGGACGAAATGATAGTTGGTCGATGTTTACCTTCTTGTATTAATGATAAGGAAGTTTACGGTTCTTTTATCTATGCTCCAATATCACCCATATGCAAATCTGCAATACATTCTGGTATTATAACTAATAAAGGGGGGTTAATAGAAATAAGGAAACTTAAGAATATTACTCAATCGTTTAATAGTACCATAAGTATAACacgaaataatattaaagcTACAATAACGGATATGAAGAATAAAGATTCCTACTATATAACAAAACCTAACGGAGTCATTTGTAATTTTCCAACAACTTCATACAATACAAATGAATCGTTAAACTCTGATAATTACAATCAGGGAGATGATTTATTTCCTTCTTTCATCCAATTGAACTCATATATTCTTGACAATCCCCCTGTTACTTTAGTACATGAAAAACATGCAGTCTTACAAAACCAGTTACTtaatatgcataatatatataacacaaaaaattataaagaaaaaatgtttgCAAATCGGAAGCAGAAACAGGAAGTAGGGCAAATAACCTCCAATACGTTCGAGGATCAAACATTAAAAAGCGAATTTTTCACATTTaaggaaaattatgaaaaggaaaaagaacaCTTCCAAAATTTGGCAAAGAAACATCAAAGtattttttccaatttatttatgaaaaaaaaatttataaatggttttaataaaacattagCAGGGGTGAGATCTGAACAGATTGATTATCAGTCATTCctcaaaaaagaagaatcTATTATTGCATCTTTAGTAAAAcaatttcatataattacaaACAAGAAGAAATTTCTCATAGAAAGACTAGAAAAATCTTTAGCAAATGTTAAAGCAGTAACTGTCCAAACGtttacagaaaaatataattcaacaaatattaatgataattatatagtAACAGATAGTAATAATGCGATATATTCATCAAATTGGACATCCAAATGGAACATTGAAAAATACACAAACGGAAATCTCTTTTCATCCATAACTAATGATAGTTTGATATCATCAAATGAGGACCTGTATGGCTCTTACATACTTTATAGATACACAAAACTCTACAAAGGCTTTATTTCATTAGACGTAAAATTACCGTACGAAGGAGATGTTGgtatcatttttaaatataaagattataataattactcaaattttataataaataaaaacgaattctattttattcaaGTTCTTGATGGAAAAATAGGTAAAAAAGTTAATTCGAAAGTAATTCATAACTCATCATATCAGCTAGCCAATTGgacaaaaatttttattgaattcggttataaaaatattagggcttatataaatggaaaatatgCCTTAGgatatgaattaaaaaatgatacatTGGGCTTGTTAGGTTTTGGcgtaaataaatgtaaagaGAAAGTATTTATTGACAAAATTGTTATAGGTTCTCTTGACCAGGCTAAGTATTACAAAATAGGAAACTACAAAGAAATTAGCACAAATAGTCAATACAACACTGAGAAGGAGAAAAAGGCACTCGAAATGGATATAGAAAAAAGTGGAAAAAGCGAAAACAACGAACGCAGAAAGAtcgaaagaaaaaatatagatgaACCAAATCAAAAAGTATGCAGAGAATTCGAGGAAGAGTTTAACGTTCCACTAGATACTAATTGGATAGTACCTTCGAATTCTTTTTGGAAAATTCATGGGGGTTTTAACTTGAGCTCTATTTGGGGTGCTAATAATGGAAAGAGTACGGAAAATAGTGAAAATG GAGAAGGCAATTTAGTTATTCCCTCAATTATACTTCTGAAGAAACAGAACATATGTGCTGACATGAAATCCTTCACATTTCAGTCTTccattaatttaaaaaagttatcaAAATGTGGAATAATTTTTAGAGTTATAAGAACAGACGACTTCCTATCAGTTATACTGGATACAACCGAAATGACAGGAAAATTGTATCTTCTCAAAATTACAAAAGGTATTCCGTATCAATTAAATACACCCACACATATACCTATTAACCCCAACACATGGTATAATTTAAAGGTATCATATAATGGCTCTAGTGTCAGCATAACGTTAAATGATGAAATGATTTTAAACTCAACGTTTAACGAACATCTTAATGACTAG